One window from the genome of Candidatus Binataceae bacterium encodes:
- a CDS encoding cupin domain-containing protein has translation MPKPELEFHIPDSSGWERLNQTGPGVYQKILTRDPEVGNYTRLLKYEAGADMLSDGILTHDHWEEVWIIEGSLTDVTLGKTFPAGSYACRPPGMKHGPYKSQTGALMFEVRYWLK, from the coding sequence GTGCCAAAACCCGAACTGGAGTTCCACATTCCCGATTCTTCGGGATGGGAGCGGCTCAACCAAACCGGACCAGGAGTCTATCAGAAGATCCTCACTCGCGATCCCGAAGTCGGCAATTACACTCGCCTGCTCAAATACGAGGCGGGCGCCGATATGCTAAGCGATGGTATACTTACCCACGACCATTGGGAGGAAGTCTGGATCATCGAGGGTTCGTTGACCGATGTCACCTTGGGCAAGACCTTCCCCGCCGGTTCATATGCCTGCCGTCCTCCGGGAATGAAGCATGGCCCGTATAAGTCACAGACCGGAGCGCTGATGTTCGAGGTGCGTTACTGGCTCAAGTAA
- a CDS encoding sulfite exporter TauE/SafE family protein — protein MHTLFFSLRPVTLTLMFMISLVAGIGITTVGPGGVLMTIALYAMTGMTPALVAGTSIATHIATAIVGTLAYLKTGHLRDSLTRRLALILGASALVGTPAGVFINGQVSHRGFGILLGLLAAALAVAVWRRQRQASSDDRAVSGATAAAIGLTVALIAGLLGLGGPMLTVPLLVAAHTPILMAVAAAQAQALAISSVGTIGYGTSRAIDWPLALFVGVPEIAGVMLGAKIAIHVPAARLRYALAVVLLALAPYLAFHSG, from the coding sequence GTGCATACTTTATTTTTTAGTCTGCGCCCGGTGACTCTCACGCTGATGTTCATGATTTCGTTGGTTGCCGGAATTGGAATCACGACCGTGGGACCGGGCGGCGTATTGATGACCATCGCGCTCTATGCCATGACCGGCATGACGCCCGCGCTGGTGGCCGGCACGTCGATCGCGACCCATATTGCAACCGCCATCGTGGGGACGCTGGCTTACCTGAAAACCGGCCATCTACGCGATTCGCTCACCCGGCGGCTAGCGTTGATTTTGGGCGCGAGCGCACTGGTCGGGACGCCGGCGGGAGTGTTTATCAACGGTCAGGTCTCCCATCGCGGATTCGGCATTCTGCTGGGACTGCTCGCGGCTGCCTTGGCGGTCGCGGTGTGGCGCCGACAGCGCCAAGCCAGCAGCGACGATCGCGCGGTTAGCGGTGCCACCGCGGCGGCGATCGGATTGACGGTGGCGCTGATAGCGGGCTTATTGGGCCTGGGTGGCCCGATGCTGACGGTGCCGTTGCTGGTGGCCGCTCATACCCCGATCCTGATGGCGGTGGCAGCTGCGCAGGCTCAGGCCCTGGCGATTTCCAGCGTGGGCACCATCGGCTACGGCACCAGCCGAGCGATCGATTGGCCGCTGGCTCTCTTCGTCGGAGTGCCAGAGATAGCCGGCGTCATGCTTGGGGCTAAGATTGCCATCCACGTGCCCGCCGCGCGGCTGCGCTACGCTCTGGCCGTGGTGCTGCTGGCGTTAGCACCTTACCTGGCTTTTCACTCCGGCTGA
- the eno gene encoding phosphopyruvate hydratase: MTETSIAETTAREILDSRGNPTIEVSVRLHDGARGTAAVPSGASTGSHEAHELRDGDPKRYGGKGVLKAVGNVNSVIAPKVRGTDASTQSAIDRTLIELDGSPNKSRLGANAILGVSLAAARAAATSRKLPLYRYLSADAHLLPTPMMNILNGGRHAESGVDFQEFMVVPAGANKFSEALRMGTEIFHALAAVLKARGYSTTVGDEGGFAPSLRNNEEPLELISEAIVKAGYQPGRDAWIALDPATSEIYQDGKYVFSRSGGQTRDAEGMIRLYAEWAARYPIISLEDGLAEDDWAGWEMLTAELGGRLQLVGDDIFVTNPAIIRRAIERKVGNSVLIKLNQIGTLSETLEAMKLATGAHYTCVISHRSGETEDTTIADLAVATAAGQIKTGSACRGERIAKYNRLLAIEAELGTQARFAGHAVFQR; encoded by the coding sequence ATGACTGAAACGAGCATCGCGGAGACCACCGCGCGGGAGATTCTGGATTCACGCGGCAACCCTACAATCGAGGTAAGCGTGCGGCTCCACGACGGCGCGCGCGGCACCGCCGCGGTGCCCTCGGGGGCTTCCACCGGCTCGCACGAGGCGCACGAACTGCGCGACGGTGACCCCAAACGCTACGGCGGCAAGGGCGTGCTTAAGGCGGTGGGCAACGTCAATAGCGTGATCGCTCCCAAGGTGCGTGGGACGGACGCCAGCACGCAGAGCGCAATCGATCGGACGCTGATCGAACTCGACGGTAGCCCCAACAAATCCCGCCTGGGCGCCAACGCGATTTTAGGCGTATCGCTGGCGGCGGCACGCGCCGCGGCGACATCGCGCAAGCTGCCGCTTTATCGCTATCTAAGCGCGGATGCCCACCTGCTACCCACGCCGATGATGAACATCTTAAATGGCGGGCGACATGCCGAATCGGGGGTCGACTTCCAGGAGTTCATGGTGGTACCCGCGGGCGCCAACAAATTCTCCGAAGCATTGCGCATGGGGACCGAGATCTTCCACGCCCTGGCCGCGGTCCTCAAGGCGCGCGGTTATTCCACAACCGTGGGCGACGAAGGCGGTTTCGCCCCCAGCTTGCGCAACAACGAGGAACCGTTGGAGCTTATCTCCGAGGCGATCGTCAAGGCCGGCTATCAGCCGGGCCGCGACGCCTGGATCGCGTTGGACCCGGCAACCAGCGAAATCTATCAAGACGGCAAGTATGTCTTCTCACGCTCGGGCGGTCAGACACGCGATGCCGAGGGGATGATTCGGCTCTACGCTGAATGGGCCGCGCGCTATCCGATTATCTCGTTGGAAGATGGTCTGGCCGAGGACGATTGGGCCGGTTGGGAGATGCTAACCGCGGAGCTGGGCGGGCGCCTACAACTGGTGGGCGACGACATCTTCGTGACCAATCCGGCGATCATCCGCCGCGCGATCGAGCGCAAGGTGGGCAATTCGGTGCTGATCAAGCTCAACCAGATCGGCACGCTGAGTGAAACGCTGGAAGCGATGAAGCTGGCCACGGGCGCCCATTACACCTGCGTGATCTCCCATCGCTCGGGCGAAACCGAAGATACCACCATTGCCGATCTGGCGGTCGCCACCGCGGCCGGCCAGATCAAGACCGGATCAGCCTGCCGCGGCGAGCGGATCGCCAAGTACAATCGCCTGCTCGCCATTGAAGCGGAATTGGGTACGCAAGCGCGTTTCGCAGGTCACGCTGTCTTTCAGCGCTAA
- a CDS encoding radical SAM protein: MTRQYEARPVERALTPTGGFLSGFAFSLNPYIGCAFGDNGGCPFCYVRCLPVARARSQPWGQWVIAKENLAVRLAAELARIKSRGNLDRLTIFMSSATDPYQGLERQARLTRAALQLLQCNPPRRLMVQTRSPLVERDIDLLKALGTRVIVSLTLETDDEQVRRQLCPTSPSIARRVLTAQRLRAAGIFVQLAISPMLPNHPERLAAIAAMAADRVVVDTLRDGDGGGGRRSQALGMPDRLNQLGYAQWWREDAHAPLMAALRAAMGEERVGFSQTGFNAI; this comes from the coding sequence ATGACGCGGCAGTACGAAGCCCGCCCGGTGGAGCGCGCTCTGACGCCCACCGGCGGTTTTCTGTCGGGCTTCGCCTTTTCTCTCAACCCCTATATCGGCTGCGCTTTCGGTGATAACGGCGGCTGCCCGTTTTGCTACGTGCGCTGTCTGCCCGTGGCCCGCGCCCGCTCCCAGCCTTGGGGCCAGTGGGTGATCGCGAAAGAAAACCTGGCCGTGCGCCTGGCCGCGGAATTAGCTCGGATCAAAAGCCGAGGGAACCTAGATCGATTGACCATCTTCATGTCCAGCGCGACCGATCCCTACCAGGGGCTGGAACGCCAGGCGCGCCTGACCCGCGCTGCGCTGCAACTGCTGCAGTGCAATCCGCCGCGACGACTGATGGTGCAAACGCGCAGCCCGTTGGTGGAGCGCGACATCGACCTGCTCAAGGCCTTGGGCACGCGCGTGATCGTCTCGCTTACCCTGGAAACCGACGACGAACAGGTCCGCCGCCAGCTCTGTCCGACCTCGCCCTCGATCGCGCGCCGGGTACTCACCGCCCAGCGCCTGCGCGCCGCCGGCATCTTCGTTCAGTTGGCGATCTCCCCAATGCTGCCCAATCATCCCGAGCGCCTGGCGGCAATAGCGGCGATGGCGGCCGACCGGGTGGTGGTCGATACGCTACGCGATGGCGACGGCGGCGGCGGCCGGCGCTCGCAGGCCTTGGGCATGCCTGACCGCTTGAACCAACTGGGCTACGCTCAATGGTGGCGGGAGGATGCCCACGCGCCCTTGATGGCGGCCTTGCGGGCCGCGATGGGTGAGGAGCGGGTTGGTTTCAGCCAGACCGGTTTCAACGCCATATAA
- a CDS encoding MFS transporter, which produces MKNPLPWLRLLMLWLAGVDLRVTLVAIPPLFPLIHRDLRLDETMVAMLLGLPVLLMASASILGSMLTTWLDARRAVMMGIAVVGLSSALRGVGPSLAMLFGMTLIMGMGVALFQPALPALVYQWTPEHIGLATAVYTNGLLAGEVMGAGLTTQALLPLAGSWQMSLALWGLFPLATLVLLWTLTGPLQRREILPRKQWWPDFRDPRTWRLGIIQSGTSLVFWGANTFFPDFLHRAGSTHLIAPTLVWLSAGQLLASLTVALMPGLLVGRTRPIQLAAVVTGAGLALFFVPHDWSRLLGAGVMGTFSALAFVLILAFPPLLAADSDEVHRLSAGMFTIGYSATFLLTLACGALWDRTGIAAAALAPIALGVLSLLIGPWGLNNVSHRI; this is translated from the coding sequence GTGAAAAATCCTCTGCCCTGGTTGCGCCTGCTGATGCTGTGGCTGGCGGGCGTCGATCTCCGCGTAACCCTGGTCGCGATTCCACCGCTGTTTCCGCTCATCCATCGCGATCTGCGGCTCGACGAGACGATGGTGGCGATGCTGCTGGGCTTGCCGGTCCTACTGATGGCGAGCGCCTCCATCCTGGGGTCGATGCTGACCACCTGGCTGGACGCGCGCCGCGCCGTAATGATGGGGATCGCGGTCGTGGGCCTGAGCTCGGCCTTGCGCGGGGTGGGCCCTTCGCTGGCGATGCTGTTCGGGATGACCCTGATCATGGGCATGGGCGTGGCGTTGTTTCAGCCCGCGCTGCCAGCCCTGGTGTATCAATGGACGCCCGAGCATATCGGCCTGGCCACCGCGGTTTACACCAACGGCCTGCTGGCGGGCGAAGTGATGGGCGCGGGGCTGACCACCCAGGCGCTGCTACCGCTGGCTGGAAGCTGGCAGATGAGCCTGGCTTTGTGGGGGCTCTTTCCACTGGCCACCCTGGTGTTGCTGTGGACCCTTACCGGGCCACTGCAACGACGTGAAATTCTCCCGCGCAAGCAATGGTGGCCGGATTTCCGCGATCCACGAACGTGGCGCCTAGGAATCATTCAAAGCGGCACTTCGCTGGTGTTCTGGGGTGCCAACACCTTTTTCCCCGACTTCCTCCATCGCGCCGGCAGCACGCACCTGATCGCGCCAACCTTGGTCTGGCTAAGCGCAGGTCAGCTGCTGGCCTCGCTGACGGTGGCGCTGATGCCGGGCCTGCTGGTCGGACGCACCCGCCCGATTCAGTTGGCCGCAGTCGTGACCGGCGCCGGACTGGCGCTCTTCTTTGTTCCGCACGATTGGAGCCGCCTGCTGGGGGCGGGGGTGATGGGCACTTTTTCGGCCCTGGCCTTCGTCCTCATCCTCGCCTTTCCGCCGCTGCTGGCCGCCGACTCCGACGAGGTCCATCGCCTGTCGGCGGGAATGTTCACGATCGGCTACAGCGCGACCTTCCTGCTCACCCTGGCCTGCGGAGCGCTGTGGGACCGCACTGGAATCGCCGCCGCGGCTCTGGCCCCGATCGCGCTGGGCGTGCTTTCCCTGCTGATCGGCCCTTGGGGCCTGAACAACGTCAGTCACCGGATCTAG
- the nadB gene encoding L-aspartate oxidase codes for MTFDSDFLVIGGGLAGLRFALAAAELGQVTLIAKAGRDDANTYYAQGGIACVWGDDDSLALHVEDTMRAGAGLCHREAVEAIVGDGPAAVRELIELGVRFTRSGDGVHYDLGREGGHCRRRVLHALDLTGNELMRALGEAAGRQGKIERREAHEAIDLLIAPGHDGKPQCWGAYALDRKSGQIHHYRAPLTMLATGGAGMVYRHTSNPRVATGDGIAIALRAGAQVANLEFYQFHPTCLYHPGAKPFLISEALRGEGAILKLPGGERFMPRYHSDAELAPRDVVARAIDAEMKRHGQPAVLLDVSHREAGFVRQRFPNIYAHCLKLGIDITREPMPVVPAAHYMCGGVRTDLWGRTSLDGLLAAGEVAMTGLHGANRLASNSLLEAVVMARRAAMAAPHELARLGGNPPVFPDLSPARPLKETARARIAAQIERLRDLMWARAGIVRDDADLARAQDELCLLAAELERDYQRFGCAPEVLELRNLVAVGEAIVRCAARRTESRGAHYNRDHPLSVESWRHDSQLGPSH; via the coding sequence ATGACTTTTGACAGCGATTTCCTGGTGATTGGCGGCGGTTTGGCCGGCCTGCGCTTTGCCCTGGCCGCGGCCGAGCTGGGACAGGTTACGCTGATCGCCAAGGCCGGCCGCGACGACGCCAACACTTATTACGCCCAGGGCGGCATTGCCTGCGTATGGGGTGATGACGACTCGCTCGCGCTTCACGTCGAGGACACGATGCGCGCGGGGGCGGGACTGTGCCATCGCGAGGCGGTGGAAGCGATCGTCGGTGACGGGCCGGCCGCGGTGCGTGAGCTTATCGAGTTGGGAGTTCGCTTTACCCGCTCCGGCGACGGGGTTCATTACGACCTCGGACGCGAGGGCGGCCATTGCCGTCGCCGCGTTTTACATGCGCTCGATTTGACCGGGAATGAGCTGATGCGAGCTTTGGGGGAAGCGGCAGGCCGCCAAGGTAAAATCGAGCGGCGCGAGGCTCACGAGGCGATCGATCTGCTAATCGCGCCTGGTCACGATGGCAAACCGCAATGCTGGGGTGCCTATGCGCTGGACCGGAAAAGCGGCCAAATCCATCATTATCGCGCGCCGCTTACGATGCTAGCCACGGGCGGCGCGGGGATGGTCTATCGGCATACCAGCAACCCCAGAGTCGCCACCGGCGACGGCATCGCGATAGCCTTGCGGGCCGGGGCGCAAGTCGCGAATCTGGAGTTCTACCAGTTCCATCCAACTTGCCTGTACCACCCGGGTGCCAAGCCCTTCCTGATCTCGGAAGCGCTGCGCGGCGAAGGCGCGATTCTGAAACTGCCCGGCGGCGAGCGTTTCATGCCGCGCTACCATTCCGACGCCGAGCTGGCGCCGCGCGACGTGGTGGCGCGCGCGATTGATGCCGAGATGAAGCGTCACGGCCAGCCCGCGGTGCTGCTCGATGTGAGCCATCGCGAGGCTGGCTTCGTACGCCAGCGCTTCCCCAATATCTACGCGCATTGCCTGAAATTGGGCATCGACATCACACGCGAGCCGATGCCGGTGGTGCCCGCGGCCCATTACATGTGTGGCGGAGTGCGCACCGACCTGTGGGGCCGCACCAGCCTCGACGGCTTGCTGGCGGCGGGCGAGGTCGCGATGACGGGGCTGCATGGCGCCAATCGGTTGGCCTCCAATTCACTGCTAGAGGCGGTGGTGATGGCGCGCCGGGCGGCGATGGCGGCGCCACACGAGTTGGCGCGGCTGGGCGGTAATCCGCCCGTCTTTCCCGATCTGTCCCCTGCCCGCCCCCTGAAGGAGACTGCGCGTGCCCGTATCGCGGCGCAAATTGAGAGGCTGCGCGACCTGATGTGGGCGCGGGCGGGGATTGTGCGCGATGACGCTGACCTGGCTCGAGCGCAAGATGAATTGTGCCTCCTGGCTGCCGAGCTTGAGCGTGACTACCAGCGCTTCGGATGTGCTCCCGAAGTGCTTGAACTGCGAAATCTGGTTGCAGTGGGCGAAGCGATTGTGCGTTGCGCGGCGCGACGAACGGAATCGCGTGGCGCCCATTACAATCGCGACCATCCGCTATCCGTCGAGAGCTGGCGCCACGACAGCCAGCTCGGACCGTCGCATTAG
- a CDS encoding hydroxyacid dehydrogenase, whose amino-acid sequence MAAKHVFYVKYLADPVYAEILARRPEIALEKLENGSDEASVDAVLSRAHVYQITSSRDEVDARFHGHNELLKRAPRLLAISTTGVGYDTVDLAACTEAGVIVVNQAGGNREAVAEHVLGMMLCLSKRIIEADRVMRRQAGVSRADFMGHDLHGKTVGIIGIGNVGSRLAQLCTGLFAMRVLAYDPYLSHAEISARGAEKVELKELLRRADFVSINCPLTPETRGMIGAEQFALMPPHAYFIATARGAIYDEAALAQALSAGRLAGAGLDVWATEPPPPDHPLLRLDNVLASPHTAGITHEARHYMATIAAEQVLDILDGKRPPRLLNPLAWPAYAQRFTATFGFAPDRAQE is encoded by the coding sequence ATGGCAGCCAAGCATGTCTTTTACGTTAAGTATTTGGCCGACCCGGTCTATGCGGAGATTCTCGCACGTCGGCCGGAAATCGCCTTGGAGAAGCTGGAGAACGGCAGCGACGAGGCCAGCGTCGACGCGGTCCTGAGCCGGGCCCACGTCTATCAAATAACTTCCTCCCGCGATGAAGTGGACGCCCGCTTTCACGGCCATAACGAATTGCTCAAGCGCGCCCCGCGCCTGCTGGCTATTTCCACCACCGGCGTGGGCTACGACACCGTTGATTTGGCGGCCTGCACGGAGGCCGGCGTAATCGTGGTCAACCAAGCCGGCGGCAATCGCGAGGCAGTGGCCGAGCATGTCCTGGGCATGATGCTGTGTTTATCCAAGCGGATTATCGAAGCCGACCGCGTGATGCGCCGGCAAGCGGGTGTGAGTCGCGCGGATTTCATGGGCCACGATCTGCACGGTAAGACCGTCGGCATCATCGGCATCGGCAATGTCGGCAGCCGCCTGGCCCAGCTATGCACGGGCCTGTTCGCGATGCGGGTGCTGGCCTACGACCCCTATCTTTCGCACGCAGAAATCTCCGCTCGTGGCGCGGAAAAAGTCGAGCTGAAGGAGCTTTTGCGCCGTGCCGATTTCGTTTCCATCAACTGCCCATTAACCCCCGAGACCCGCGGCATGATCGGCGCCGAACAATTCGCTTTGATGCCGCCCCACGCCTACTTTATTGCTACCGCTCGCGGCGCCATCTATGACGAGGCCGCTCTGGCCCAAGCCCTGTCAGCCGGTCGCTTGGCGGGCGCCGGGCTGGATGTGTGGGCCACGGAGCCGCCCCCGCCCGACCATCCACTACTACGCTTGGACAACGTCCTGGCCAGCCCGCATACCGCCGGCATCACGCATGAAGCGCGCCATTACATGGCGACCATCGCGGCCGAGCAGGTGTTAGATATCCTGGACGGCAAACGGCCGCCGCGCTTGCTCAATCCACTGGCCTGGCCCGCTTACGCCCAGCGTTTCACCGCGACTTTCGGCTTTGCTCCAGACCGCGCCCAAGAGTGA
- a CDS encoding SIMPL domain-containing protein (The SIMPL domain is named for its presence in mouse protein SIMPL (signalling molecule that associates with mouse pelle-like kinase). Bacterial member BP26, from Brucella, was shown to assemble into a channel-like structure, while YggE from E. coli has been associated with resistance to oxidative stress.) produces MRVFALSTLLMLLPLVAVAQVPPMPGPTINVSGSGQVRVAPDLLSLDIAVDTQGKNAITAGEHNAKLTQQVMTAVRDRLGSHGTVQSGSYDLFPVTDNPPSGPSHIVGYRAVNSLRVRTADLALAGALIDTALAAGANQINSLSFGLHDDSAARAQAIARAVIAAQTQARALAAALGVKLGPILRASTAGESIPESTPRFAMAMAVPQTPVAPGQLTVSANVALVYRIAGAKP; encoded by the coding sequence ATGCGAGTTTTCGCCTTGAGCACCCTGCTGATGCTATTGCCGCTGGTGGCGGTGGCCCAGGTGCCGCCGATGCCCGGTCCCACGATCAATGTTAGTGGCAGTGGCCAGGTGCGCGTCGCACCCGACCTGCTAAGTCTGGACATCGCGGTGGATACCCAAGGCAAAAATGCGATAACCGCTGGCGAGCATAATGCGAAGCTGACCCAACAGGTAATGACCGCCGTGCGCGACAGGTTGGGCAGCCACGGCACGGTGCAAAGCGGCAGCTACGACCTCTTTCCGGTGACTGACAACCCGCCCAGCGGTCCCAGCCACATCGTCGGCTACCGTGCGGTCAACTCGCTGCGGGTACGTACCGCAGATCTGGCTCTGGCAGGCGCGCTGATCGATACTGCGCTGGCCGCGGGCGCTAATCAGATAAATTCGCTCAGTTTCGGCTTGCATGACGATAGCGCGGCGCGTGCCCAGGCGATCGCGCGCGCGGTAATCGCGGCACAAACTCAGGCCCGTGCGCTAGCGGCGGCCTTAGGCGTCAAATTAGGTCCCATCCTGCGCGCTTCGACAGCGGGTGAGAGCATACCTGAGTCCACACCCCGGTTCGCGATGGCGATGGCGGTCCCGCAAACTCCCGTCGCGCCGGGCCAACTTACAGTCTCGGCCAATGTCGCGCTGGTTTACCGCATCGCTGGCGCCAAGCCCTGA
- the proS gene encoding proline--tRNA ligase: MAEKLEKKVTPRSQDFAAWYNDVILRAELADYSPVRGCIVFRPDGFAIWENLRDELDRRIKRTGARNAYFPLFIPQSFIHKEAEHVEGFAPELAVVTHGGGKELEEPLVVRPTSETIINHMFAQWIHSHRDLPLMINQWCNVVRWEMRTRMFLRTSEFLWQEGHTAHASAEQAQAETLTMLEVYRGFCEEVLAIPLIYGRKSAAERFAGAVETYTIEGLMADGRALQCGTSHFLGQNFARAFNIRFLDDNNEMQFAWQTSWGVSTRLLGALIMVHGDDQGLRLPPAVAPIQVVIVPIWRKAEEREIVLEAARRCASDLGQAAVRVHLDDREGLTPGFKFNDWEMRGIPLRLEIGPRDVAAANALIARRDQPAGMGKHKVAMSDLPQAVRQLLDEVQQALHTQAARALADNTHSFDDYGALARRMEGEGGGGLALVNWCGEAACETKIREETRATCRAIPLEQAPDGPCIVCQRPGNRAYFAKSY; the protein is encoded by the coding sequence ATGGCGGAGAAGCTGGAGAAAAAAGTTACCCCGCGCTCGCAGGATTTCGCGGCTTGGTACAACGATGTCATCCTGCGCGCCGAATTGGCCGACTACTCGCCGGTACGCGGCTGTATTGTTTTTCGACCCGACGGCTTCGCTATCTGGGAGAACTTGCGCGATGAGCTGGACCGGCGCATCAAGCGCACGGGCGCGCGCAACGCCTATTTCCCCTTGTTCATCCCGCAAAGTTTCATTCACAAGGAGGCCGAGCATGTCGAGGGCTTCGCGCCCGAGCTGGCCGTGGTCACCCACGGCGGCGGCAAGGAACTGGAAGAGCCGCTGGTGGTGCGCCCGACCTCCGAGACCATCATCAATCACATGTTTGCCCAGTGGATCCATTCCCATCGCGACCTGCCTTTGATGATCAACCAATGGTGCAACGTGGTGCGCTGGGAAATGCGCACCCGGATGTTCCTGCGTACCAGCGAGTTTCTCTGGCAGGAGGGACACACCGCCCACGCCAGCGCCGAGCAGGCCCAAGCCGAAACCTTGACAATGCTGGAGGTGTACCGCGGGTTTTGCGAAGAAGTCCTGGCCATCCCGTTGATCTATGGGCGCAAGAGCGCGGCCGAGCGCTTCGCCGGCGCGGTGGAGACCTACACCATCGAGGGTTTGATGGCGGACGGACGAGCATTGCAGTGTGGAACATCCCATTTTCTGGGCCAGAATTTCGCCCGCGCCTTCAACATCCGCTTCCTGGACGATAACAACGAGATGCAATTTGCCTGGCAAACGAGCTGGGGCGTTTCGACCCGGCTGCTCGGTGCGTTGATCATGGTGCATGGCGACGACCAGGGATTGCGCCTGCCACCGGCAGTGGCGCCGATCCAAGTCGTGATCGTGCCTATCTGGCGCAAAGCCGAGGAGCGCGAAATCGTGCTGGAAGCAGCGCGCCGATGCGCAAGCGACCTCGGTCAGGCCGCTGTGCGCGTCCATCTAGACGATCGCGAAGGGCTGACTCCCGGTTTCAAATTCAACGACTGGGAGATGCGCGGAATACCCTTGCGGCTGGAGATCGGACCACGCGACGTGGCCGCCGCCAACGCCTTGATCGCGCGCCGCGACCAGCCCGCCGGCATGGGCAAGCACAAGGTCGCCATGTCGGACCTGCCACAGGCGGTACGCCAGCTACTGGACGAGGTGCAGCAGGCGCTGCACACGCAGGCGGCACGGGCACTGGCCGACAATACCCATTCGTTCGACGATTACGGTGCATTGGCGCGTCGGATGGAGGGGGAAGGCGGCGGCGGGTTGGCACTGGTTAACTGGTGCGGTGAAGCGGCATGTGAAACCAAGATTCGAGAGGAGACCCGTGCCACCTGCAGGGCGATACCGCTTGAGCAGGCACCCGACGGGCCCTGTATCGTGTGCCAGCGGCCCGGCAACCGCGCCTACTTTGCCAAGTCCTATTGA